The nucleotide window GCCCGGCCAGGGGCAGACCCGTCAGGCGGACGATCGGCTGCGCGAGGGCCTGCGAGGCATTGCCGAAGTCCAGATCCGGGTTCTGTCCGATGGAGAAGAGGCCCGCCGTGGCCGTCATCCGCTCCCCCAGATAGGCGTCGTGCCACTCGATGCCCAGCCGGTTGCCCGGGCTGAACGCCGCAGTGCCCGCGGAGGGCTCCATGAAGGTGCGATTGCCGAAGCCCTCGAGGTTCCCCAAGGTCTGCGGCCCCGTAAGATATCCGATGGTGAGGTCTCCGAAGTGCGGCAGGTCCACGAACCGCCAGTAGGCCTTGTTGAGAAAGAATTCCCCGCCGATCAACCCCAGCTGCAGGTCGAACTGGTTGGTCAGCCACACGCCGAATTCCCCCTGTGTCAGCACTTGGAAGGTCCGGAGTTGGACTCCGCCCGGCACGTCCAGGTCCCCCGAGGTGATCGCGAAATCCGCGGCGTCCACGGCCAGCCTCGCACCAATGCGGCCGCGAAGCCCAAAACGGGAATCCACCCAGGTGGCGTCGGCAACCATCGGATCGTTCAGGACGATGCGGGTGGAGAACTCGTAGCGAAGCCGGCCGTCCCAGTAGGTGCGCGCGACGAAATTCGTGCCCTTGGGCAGGGTGGGCCGCGGTGACAGCGGCAGCAGATCCGGGACCGGCGGCGGCCGGGTCAACGGGGTGGGGATGCTCGTCTCAAACAAGGACTCCAGGTCCTGACGATCCGAGTCCTCCGGGTGGAGGGGGCCGTCTTGCCGTTCATCGCGGGTGACGGTCGCCACCGACGCCATGGGAATCGTCAAGCGGCCGTGATCGGTCGAGTCGAGCACCAGCTCCAGGGTCCCTTCCCGCACCACCGTTCCTTCAAACCGCTCGCCAGTCTTGAGGACCACGGTATCGGCCATGCCAACGGATGCCAGGAGCAGGGCGGCTGCCAGCCATCGGACGGCGGGCCACCGCATCACACCGAGGGGTAAGGGATGGGGAAGCCGCATGCAGGACCTGCGGCGAGCCTGAGGCCATCGGAGCCTCCGGGGCAACCCATCGGACGGTGCGCCCGCGTCCCACTGACGGAGGGTGTGGGGCGCAGCGTCAGGCCGTTGGGGGAGGATCCTCGGGGATCTGCGGCAGCGGCCTGCCCTGCAGCAGATGCACCTTCCAAACCAGTTTCAGGATGAGATTCACCAGTTCTTGTAGGAGGGACCACTGGAGATCCGAGGACGGCACGACGCCCTGAGACCGGGCAAGCCGGAGCTTTTCGAGAAGGCTCCGGAGCTCTGCGACCGTGCGGGATCAAGCACGCCGCCGCATGCCGAGCACCCGACGTCCTGCGGAGGACGAGGCACTCGGCGCAGGCCGGTCGTTGACGGTGTCCGGGTCGGCGGTACGATTCCTGCGTGAAGCTGAAGACCGCATTTTTGACCGGGTTGGTGGGCTTGCCGGCGGTCGCGATCGCCCTGGCAGGCGACTGGCCGTTCTTCCGCGGACCCTCACACAACGGAATCTCGGAAGAGAAGAACTGGCTGGGGGCATGGCCCAGTGGAGAGCCGAAGCGGCTCTGGAAGCAATCGGTCGGCACTGGCTACTCGACGGTGAGCGTCTCCGGCGGCCGGGTGTACACGCTGGGCAACGCGGCCAATACGGACACGCTGTACTGTTTTGATGCCGGCACCGGAAAGGAGATCTGGAAGTTTTCCTACCCCCAGAAGCTGGATCCGAAATACTACGAGGGGGGACCCAGCGCGACGCCAACCGTTGCGGACGACGTTGTGTATTCCATCAGCAAGCAGGGCGATGTGTTCTGCCTGGACGCCGCGACCGGACGCGAGATCTGGCGCCGCAACGTGAAGCAGGAGTTTGGGTTGACCGATTCGGAATGGGGATTTTCCGGTTCTCCGTTTGTGGACGGCGAGGCGGTGCTGTTCAATGCCGGGTCCCACGGACTGTCCCTGAACCGACGGACCGGGGAGCGCCTCTGGGTTTCCGGGACGGCGGCCTCCGGCTACTCCAGCTTCACCCCGGTGACGTTCGCCGGAAACCGGGCACTGGCGGTGTTCGCAGCGAAGTCGCTGGTCATTCTGGATCCGGCCGACGGACGATCCCTCGCCAGCTTCCCGTGGGAGACCCAGTATGACGTCAATGCCCCGGATCCCGTCGCCGTCGGCAACGATCTCCTCATCACCAGCGGCTACAAATTCCAGGAGAAGCCGGGAACCGGCGCCTCCGCCGCGCTGGTGCGCGCCGACGGTTCCGGTCTGCGAAAGGTCTGGCAGACACGGGACTTGGCGAGCCAGTTGTCCACGCCTGTGTATTACAACGGCTACATCTATGGCGTGACGGGCAACGGGGATGACCCGAGCTACCTCCGCTGTCTGGACCCCGGAACGGGTGCCCTGAAGTGGAGCTCGCCCAAGGCGTCCATGGGCAACCTCATGGCTGCGGACGGCAAGTTGATCTGGGTGGCCGGCAATGGTGAATTGATCATCGTTGCGGCAAACCCGGAGGCCTATCAGGAACTGGCCCGGGCACAGGTCTCGGGCGGGCGGGTCTGGTCGGCTCCGGTGCTGGCCAACGGACGACTCTACACCCGCAACTCCAAAGGGGAGGTCAGCTGCGTGGATGTGAAGGGCAGCGGCACCGTCAACTGACGGGAGGGTACAGCGGCTTGTGGTGCAGACGCTCATGGGCGGCCGTGATGAATCCCCGGAACAACGGGTGGGGCAGGTTGGGCTTGCTCAGGAATTCGGGGTGAAACTGGCAGGCGACGAAGAACGGATGGTCGGTGACCTCAATGATCTCGACCAACTGCTGGTCCGGGGTGGTGCCGCTGATGGCGAACCCCGCCGCCTCGAACCTCGGGCGATAGGCATTGTTGAACTCATACCGGTGCCGGTGGCGTTCGCTGATGGTGAAGGCCCCGTAAAGCCGCTGCGCCAGCGAACCCATCCGCAGCTGGCATTCCTGCGCCCCCAGGCGCATCGAGCCGCCCTTGCGCTTCACATGGCGCTGCGTTTCCTGGAGGTGGATCACCGGGTGCGGCGTTAGCGGGTCGAACTCGGTGGAGTGCGCACCGGCGAGACCCAGGACGTTTCGGGCGAACTCGATCGTGGCGATCTGCATGCCCAGGCAGAGGCCCAAGTAGGGCAACCGCGCCTCCCGGGCGAACTGCGCCGCCTTGATCTTTCCCTCGATGCCCCGCTCACCAAATCCCCCCGGCACCAGGATGCCCCCCAGATCCTTGAAGAGCTTCTCACCACCCGGTTTCTCGACGTCCTCGGCCTCGATGTGCTCGATCTGCACGCCGCAATCATTGGCGACCCCGCCGTGCTTGAGCGCCTCATACACCGACTTGTAGGCATCCTGCAGCTCGATGTACTTGCCCACCACGCCGATCCGCACCCGGTGCTGCGGGGCAATCAGGCGGCGGATGATGTCCTGCCAGTGCGCCATGTTCGCAGGGGGGGTGTCGAGTTGCAGGTGGCGGCAGACCAGGTCGTCCATCCGTTCCCGCTGCAACATCAGGGGCACCTCGTAGATGGAGTGATCCACGTCCTTCTCCTCGATCACCGCCTCGAAGGGCACGTTGCAGAACAGGCTCAGCTTCTGCCGGATCTCCTTGTTCAACGGCTGTTCACACCGGCACACCAGCAGGTTTGGGGCGAGACCGATTTCGCGGAGCTTGGCGACGCTCTGCTGGGTGGGCTTGGTCTTGAGCTCGCCGGCCGCCTTGATGAACGGGACGTAGGTGACATGGATGAAGCACACGTTGTGCGGGCCGACATCAAGGGCGAACTCGCGAATGGCCTCCAGGAACGGCAGGCCCTCGATGTCGCCCACCGTGCCGCCGATCTCGGTGATGATCACGTCCGCCTTCGCCTCGTCGGCCAGCAGCGTGATCCGGCGCTGGATCTCGTCGGTCACATGGGGGATCACCTGGACGGTCTTGCCCAGATACACCCCCTCGCGCTCGTTATCGAGGACCTGCTGGTACACCTGGCCGCTGGTGGTGGAGTTGCGGCGGCTGAGCTTGGTGCTGGTGAACCGCTCGTAGTGGCCCAGATCGAGATCGGTCTCCGCCCCGTCGTCGAGCACGTACACTTCTCCGTGCTGGTAGGGGCTCATCGTGCCGGGATCCACGTTGAGATACGGATCGAACTTCTGCAGCGTCACCTTGAGCCCGCGGTTCTCCAGCAGCGTTCCCAGCGATGCGGCGGTCAACCCCTTGCCCAGGGAGCTCACCACACCGCCGGTGACGAAGATGTACTTCATGGGCTCTCAGGCTCCCGGGGGTGCCCCGCGCCGGGAAGGAAAAAATGACCGCCGCCGGACGGCAGACCGCCGGCTTGACGTGCGGATACCTTTGGCCCGAGCGTGGCCACTGTCCCCGCAGCACGATTCGAAGGCCATGAACGCCCCCCACCGCCCCCTCGTGGTGGTCACCGGCGCCAGCACCGGACTCGGCCTCGCGATCGCGCGGCGGCTGGCGACCCGGGCATGCCGCCTGGTTCTGACCGCCCGGAGCGAGTCGTTCCCACGGTTCGCCCGTGCCGGGCTGGAGGAATCCGACACACTCGCCCTCAGGCCCCTGGACGTGGCCGTGGCGTCGGAGCGCGAGGCACTGATGGAGGAACTCCACCGCCGCTGGGGCGGTGTGGACGCCCTCGTGAACAACGCCGGCATCGCCTACCGCACGGTGGTCGAACATTGGGACACGGCAGCCTGGGAGGAGATCATGGAGGTGGATGTCCGCGCTCCGATGGAGCTCACCCGGCTCGCCCTGCCCGCAATGCGGGCCCGGCGGTCCGGCCGGATCGTCAACATCTCGTCGGTCGGTGGCATGATGGCCATGCCGACGATGTCACTGTACAGCGCCGCCAAGTTTGCCCTCGAGGGCGCCACGGAGGCGCTCTGGTATGAGGTGCGGCCCTGGAACATCTCGGCCACCCTGGTTGAACCGGGGTTCATCCGTTCCGACTCCTTTCGCGCAACCCGGTTCACCCGGCACAGCTTCCGGGGTGCCATGGACGCCGGGGACCCGTACCATGAGCACTATCTGAGCATGGCGGACTTCATCGAGTGGATGATGGAACGGGCCCCATCCACGCCGGAACGGGTCGCCCGCTGCGTCGAGCGCACGTTGTGGCGGAGGCGTCCGCCACTCCGCGTGTACGCCACGCCCGATGCCCATGTGTTTGCCCTCCTCCGGCGTCTCCTGCCGCGGGTCTTGTACCATGGCATTCTCTACCGCGCGCTGCCGCACATCCGGGCGTGGGGGTCCGGCACGGGGTGACCGGCCGCCAACCGCGGCGTCGCCTGGCCGTATAGCGTGGTGCGTTGCCAGGGACTTCTGCGGGCACCGCGGATGGCGGATTCAATCTGTTCGGGCGTCAGGCATTCCCCGTGGGGTCCGCCGCTTTCGCGGGTGATGCTCTCCTCGTAAAGCGTGCCGCCGAAGTCGTTGCATCCCCGGTGGAGCATCATCGCCGCCACCTCGGGTCCGAGTTTCACCCAACTCGTCTGCAGGTTGGGGATCTCCTCCCTGAAAAACAGTCGGGCCAGCGGGTACAGTACGGACAGCCGCGCACGTCCCGACGCCGCCACCGACCCGCGGTCGCCCCCCTGCTCCCGGGCCAGTTCGACCCCGAGCCGGTTGCGTTGGGGCACAAATG belongs to Verrucomicrobiia bacterium and includes:
- a CDS encoding SDR family NAD(P)-dependent oxidoreductase, whose amino-acid sequence is MNAPHRPLVVVTGASTGLGLAIARRLATRACRLVLTARSESFPRFARAGLEESDTLALRPLDVAVASEREALMEELHRRWGGVDALVNNAGIAYRTVVEHWDTAAWEEIMEVDVRAPMELTRLALPAMRARRSGRIVNISSVGGMMAMPTMSLYSAAKFALEGATEALWYEVRPWNISATLVEPGFIRSDSFRATRFTRHSFRGAMDAGDPYHEHYLSMADFIEWMMERAPSTPERVARCVERTLWRRRPPLRVYATPDAHVFALLRRLLPRVLYHGILYRALPHIRAWGSGTG
- a CDS encoding CTP synthase, producing MKYIFVTGGVVSSLGKGLTAASLGTLLENRGLKVTLQKFDPYLNVDPGTMSPYQHGEVYVLDDGAETDLDLGHYERFTSTKLSRRNSTTSGQVYQQVLDNEREGVYLGKTVQVIPHVTDEIQRRITLLADEAKADVIITEIGGTVGDIEGLPFLEAIREFALDVGPHNVCFIHVTYVPFIKAAGELKTKPTQQSVAKLREIGLAPNLLVCRCEQPLNKEIRQKLSLFCNVPFEAVIEEKDVDHSIYEVPLMLQRERMDDLVCRHLQLDTPPANMAHWQDIIRRLIAPQHRVRIGVVGKYIELQDAYKSVYEALKHGGVANDCGVQIEHIEAEDVEKPGGEKLFKDLGGILVPGGFGERGIEGKIKAAQFAREARLPYLGLCLGMQIATIEFARNVLGLAGAHSTEFDPLTPHPVIHLQETQRHVKRKGGSMRLGAQECQLRMGSLAQRLYGAFTISERHRHRYEFNNAYRPRFEAAGFAISGTTPDQQLVEIIEVTDHPFFVACQFHPEFLSKPNLPHPLFRGFITAAHERLHHKPLYPPVS
- a CDS encoding PQQ-binding-like beta-propeller repeat protein encodes the protein MKLKTAFLTGLVGLPAVAIALAGDWPFFRGPSHNGISEEKNWLGAWPSGEPKRLWKQSVGTGYSTVSVSGGRVYTLGNAANTDTLYCFDAGTGKEIWKFSYPQKLDPKYYEGGPSATPTVADDVVYSISKQGDVFCLDAATGREIWRRNVKQEFGLTDSEWGFSGSPFVDGEAVLFNAGSHGLSLNRRTGERLWVSGTAASGYSSFTPVTFAGNRALAVFAAKSLVILDPADGRSLASFPWETQYDVNAPDPVAVGNDLLITSGYKFQEKPGTGASAALVRADGSGLRKVWQTRDLASQLSTPVYYNGYIYGVTGNGDDPSYLRCLDPGTGALKWSSPKASMGNLMAADGKLIWVAGNGELIIVAANPEAYQELARAQVSGGRVWSAPVLANGRLYTRNSKGEVSCVDVKGSGTVN